A single genomic interval of Halomonas sp. GT harbors:
- a CDS encoding nucleotidyltransferase domain-containing protein, with amino-acid sequence MSQYWRDRFSSWSRPPSDSEEDKADRAARMINDAISRCVSLENKRTSVYGTGSYKNNTNTRNESDIDIAVVLHDCFFSEYPVGQSPQAEDLGHEGGVTYGLKAFREDVGRALEAKFGRDGVTAGSKAFDVHSNTARLDADVAVFLEHHRYTGKINADGTWHYLEGVEMRDRDGSRIINWHQDHYANGVNKNYRTSRRYKRIARVLKCLRNDMKNSAEQSVQQAADVPSFFLECLAFNASDACYQQGDLYNILKAVITELWNGTKPEGDDFVYVEVSGLKWLFGREQPWTKATAHCFLLNVWQHVGFTK; translated from the coding sequence ATGTCTCAATATTGGCGTGACCGTTTTTCTAGTTGGTCTAGACCACCAAGTGATAGTGAAGAGGACAAAGCGGACCGGGCAGCAAGGATGATAAACGATGCTATATCCAGATGCGTTTCGTTGGAGAACAAACGAACAAGTGTCTACGGAACAGGTTCCTACAAAAACAACACTAACACTCGAAACGAAAGTGATATCGATATTGCAGTAGTCCTACATGACTGTTTCTTTTCAGAATATCCCGTCGGGCAGTCGCCTCAAGCAGAAGACTTAGGTCATGAGGGGGGAGTGACGTACGGATTAAAAGCATTTCGTGAAGATGTGGGACGCGCTCTGGAGGCTAAGTTTGGGCGTGACGGAGTGACCGCTGGTTCAAAAGCATTCGACGTTCACTCTAATACTGCTCGTTTGGATGCTGATGTAGCGGTCTTTTTGGAGCACCATAGGTACACCGGAAAGATAAACGCTGATGGAACATGGCACTATTTGGAAGGTGTCGAAATGCGGGACAGGGATGGCTCAAGAATTATTAACTGGCACCAGGATCATTATGCAAATGGCGTTAACAAAAATTATCGCACCAGTCGCCGATATAAGCGCATTGCGAGAGTCCTAAAGTGTCTTCGCAATGACATGAAAAACAGTGCTGAACAGTCGGTGCAGCAAGCCGCCGACGTACCATCATTTTTTTTAGAGTGCTTAGCTTTCAATGCATCAGATGCTTGCTACCAGCAAGGCGATTTGTACAATATTTTAAAAGCTGTAATCACCGAACTTTGGAATGGTACTAAGCCAGAGGGGGATGATTTCGTTTATGTGGAGGTTAGCGGCTTAAAATGGCTTTTTGGTCGAGAGCAGCCGTGGACAAAAGCTACTGCACATTGCTTCCTTTTAAACGTTTGGCAGCATGTAGGGTTCACCAAATGA
- the cap3 gene encoding CBASS system CD-NTase/cGAS isopeptidase Cap3: MIEMELTFTDSQGRLLVVLPSVLSSLLSYRQFNLSSNEAAGVLIGERRGSHLVVHQVSEPGKGDIRRRCFVDRRGPHHQAAVEDAFSRSSGRLQYLGEWHTHPEDIPSPSSTDLNSWKRYLVADEPMVLLIVGRKEIWAAKKCNAKVIPLLKIR, translated from the coding sequence ATGATTGAGATGGAACTAACATTTACAGATAGTCAGGGCAGGCTGCTTGTGGTTTTGCCTTCAGTTCTGAGTAGCTTACTAAGCTATCGCCAGTTTAATTTGAGTAGCAACGAAGCCGCTGGTGTGCTCATTGGCGAGCGCCGCGGCTCGCACTTAGTAGTGCATCAAGTCTCGGAGCCGGGAAAAGGAGACATTAGACGTCGATGCTTTGTTGATCGACGAGGGCCTCATCATCAAGCAGCCGTCGAAGATGCCTTTTCACGTTCGTCCGGCCGTCTTCAATACCTTGGGGAATGGCACACCCATCCTGAGGATATTCCCTCCCCGTCTTCAACCGATTTAAATTCATGGAAACGATATCTGGTTGCTGATGAACCCATGGTCTTGCTCATAGTGGGTAGGAAAGAAATATGGGCTGCTAAAAAATGCAACGCAAAAGTCATTCCGCTTCTCAAGATTCGCTAA
- a CDS encoding lysozyme inhibitor LprI family protein produces the protein MQQAYSTLDMVTCISNEYERQDQRLNENYQQLRSQLSSERRDQLLTAQRAWITYKEVNCDFYADPEGGTLARINANSCLLNETTKRADELKNLMQPY, from the coding sequence ATGCAGCAAGCCTATAGCACTCTCGATATGGTCACCTGCATTTCAAACGAATATGAGCGTCAGGATCAGAGACTCAATGAAAACTACCAGCAGCTTCGTAGTCAGTTGAGCAGCGAACGGCGCGACCAGTTGCTTACCGCCCAACGCGCATGGATTACATACAAGGAAGTCAACTGCGACTTCTATGCCGATCCAGAAGGGGGAACGCTAGCCCGCATCAATGCCAACTCATGCTTACTCAACGAAACCACTAAACGCGCGGATGAGCTGAAAAACCTGATGCAGCCCTACTAA
- a CDS encoding TRAP transporter substrate-binding protein — protein sequence MKTFARNTLALGISLALVSAANAADFADMDPVTLRLAHVVNEQDGFHIAATKFEELVEERTDGKVNIEIYPNASLGDERTLLEGMQIGTVDMGLITNGPVANFVEEMAVFELPFLFPSPEAAYGVLDGPIGQELLDKLSDVNLKGLAYAERGFRNLTNSERAVNSPEDLDGLRIRVMENPVYTDTFRELGANAIPMAWTEALTAMQQGTIDGQENPVNVIHSFKLDETQNYMTLSRHTYAPAIFVMGMPVWNQLPEQAQTVLKEAAQEAAEHERQVNADMEADQLAALREAGMEINETPDMEAFQAAVAPVYEKYGEQFGDYLPRIREALNQ from the coding sequence ATGAAAACTTTTGCACGTAACACGCTGGCACTGGGCATTTCACTGGCGCTGGTAAGCGCCGCGAATGCCGCTGATTTTGCTGATATGGACCCCGTTACCCTGCGTTTGGCCCACGTGGTCAACGAGCAGGATGGTTTCCATATCGCCGCGACCAAGTTTGAAGAACTGGTGGAAGAACGCACCGATGGCAAGGTCAACATCGAGATCTACCCCAATGCCTCGCTGGGCGACGAGCGCACGCTACTGGAAGGCATGCAGATCGGCACCGTGGATATGGGGCTGATTACCAACGGCCCGGTGGCCAACTTTGTGGAAGAGATGGCAGTGTTTGAACTGCCGTTCCTATTTCCTTCACCAGAAGCCGCTTATGGCGTGCTCGATGGCCCGATCGGCCAGGAACTGCTTGATAAGCTGTCTGACGTGAACCTGAAAGGCCTGGCCTACGCAGAGCGCGGCTTCCGCAACCTAACCAACAGCGAACGCGCGGTGAATTCACCGGAAGACCTGGATGGCCTGCGTATTCGTGTGATGGAAAACCCGGTGTACACCGACACCTTCCGCGAGCTGGGCGCCAACGCGATTCCCATGGCGTGGACAGAAGCACTGACCGCCATGCAACAGGGCACCATCGATGGACAGGAAAATCCGGTGAACGTGATCCATTCGTTCAAGCTGGATGAAACCCAGAACTACATGACCCTTTCCCGCCATACGTACGCCCCGGCCATTTTTGTAATGGGCATGCCCGTTTGGAACCAACTGCCTGAACAGGCACAAACCGTACTGAAAGAAGCCGCCCAGGAAGCCGCTGAGCATGAGCGCCAAGTGAACGCCGATATGGAAGCCGACCAATTGGCGGCGCTGCGCGAAGCCGGTATGGAAATCAACGAAACGCCGGATATGGAAGCCTTCCAAGCCGCCGTGGCGCCTGTATATGAGAAGTACGGCGAGCAGTTTGGTGACTACCTGCCACGCATTCGGGAGGCGCTGAATCAGTGA
- a CDS encoding TRAP transporter small permease produces MAFAQPLLTLLQRSERGLDAIIQPVVFAGMAALIGVITLQIVSRVLFSAVGWTEEVARFLLVWITFLASTLAFQRGRHIAVTFAVDALPLPLRKLARLAALAVVLAFMIALIMIGYRYMQVQSFQKSASLRLSMTYIYAVIPLSAAIMAWYALVDMIDVLVNGEPTVAAPEEPL; encoded by the coding sequence ATGGCCTTTGCACAGCCTCTTTTGACGCTGCTGCAACGTAGTGAACGCGGGCTGGATGCCATCATCCAGCCCGTGGTCTTTGCGGGCATGGCAGCATTAATTGGCGTGATTACTCTGCAGATTGTGTCGCGGGTGCTATTCAGCGCCGTCGGCTGGACGGAAGAGGTCGCGCGCTTTCTGCTGGTGTGGATCACGTTTTTAGCCAGCACATTAGCCTTCCAACGCGGGCGGCATATCGCCGTGACCTTTGCCGTGGATGCGCTTCCCCTGCCCTTGCGCAAACTGGCGCGCTTGGCTGCACTGGCGGTGGTGCTGGCGTTTATGATCGCGCTAATCATGATTGGCTACCGCTATATGCAGGTGCAGAGCTTTCAAAAATCCGCCTCACTGCGGCTTTCGATGACCTACATCTACGCAGTCATCCCACTTTCTGCCGCCATTATGGCGTGGTACGCCCTGGTGGATATGATTGACGTGTTGGTGAACGGTGAACCGACAGTCGCCGCGCCGGAGGAGCCACTATGA